Proteins from a single region of Caloramator sp. E03:
- a CDS encoding stage V sporulation protein S: MEVLKVSAKSNPNAVAGALSGVLRDNGSAEVQAIGAGAINQAVKAIAIARGFMAPSGLNLVCIPAFTDIVIDGEERTAIKFIVEPR, encoded by the coding sequence ATGGAAGTATTAAAAGTTTCAGCAAAATCAAATCCAAACGCTGTTGCAGGAGCTTTGTCCGGTGTGTTAAGAGATAATGGCTCTGCTGAAGTGCAAGCAATAGGGGCTGGAGCAATTAACCAGGCAGTAAAAGCAATAGCAATAGCAAGAGGTTTTATGGCTCCAAGTGGTCTTAATCTCGTATGCATTCCTGCTTTTACAGACATAGTTATTGATGGTGAAGAAAGAACTGCCATTAAATTTATTGTAGAACCAAGATAA
- a CDS encoding PadR family transcriptional regulator, which yields MPSGDNRNRQFPNKLNTTAIVKLFILHFLSEKSCYGNEIIDKIEKSLSYSWRPSPGMIYPLLRDMEDDMLIEGWWDEPDKKTKRHYKITDIGIKQYEKLKLIYKPLLDESLKIIDATLKTIYKN from the coding sequence ATGCCAAGTGGAGATAATAGGAATAGACAATTCCCAAATAAACTAAACACAACAGCTATAGTAAAACTATTTATTCTCCACTTCTTATCAGAAAAGAGCTGTTATGGGAATGAGATAATAGATAAAATTGAAAAAAGTTTAAGTTATAGTTGGCGCCCAAGCCCTGGAATGATTTATCCTTTATTACGTGATATGGAAGATGATATGTTGATTGAAGGATGGTGGGATGAACCCGATAAAAAAACAAAAAGGCATTATAAAATAACTGATATTGGAATTAAACAATATGAAAAACTTAAACTAATATATAAGCCCCTTCTTGATGAATCTTTAAAAATAATTGATGCAACTCTTAAAACCATTTATAAAAATTAA
- the lexA gene encoding transcriptional repressor LexA, giving the protein MINNDLSDKQQEILDFIKHEISIKGYPPSVREICSAVGLKSTSTVHGHLAKLEKKGYIRRDPTKPRAIEILDDRAYNKEIISVPIVGSVAAGTPILAVENIEDTFPLPTTYFSNKNNLFMLQIKGDSMIGSGILDGDYIIIEQQSTAIDGDIVVALVDDSATVKRFYKEKDYIRLQPENPALEPIIVKDCKILGKAIGLFRKIK; this is encoded by the coding sequence ATGATTAATAATGATTTATCTGATAAACAACAAGAAATTCTTGATTTTATAAAGCATGAGATATCAATTAAAGGATACCCTCCATCAGTACGTGAAATATGTAGTGCTGTAGGCCTTAAATCAACTTCTACAGTACATGGCCATCTTGCAAAACTCGAAAAGAAAGGCTACATAAGAAGAGATCCTACAAAACCAAGAGCTATTGAAATACTCGATGATAGAGCATATAATAAAGAGATAATATCCGTACCAATTGTTGGATCCGTTGCTGCTGGTACACCAATACTTGCTGTTGAAAATATAGAAGATACTTTTCCACTGCCAACAACTTATTTTTCTAATAAAAATAACCTTTTCATGCTTCAAATAAAAGGCGACAGTATGATAGGAAGTGGAATTTTAGATGGAGATTATATCATTATAGAACAACAATCAACTGCTATTGATGGTGATATAGTTGTAGCTCTCGTGGATGACAGTGCAACAGTTAAAAGATTTTATAAAGAAAAAGATTATATTAGACTTCAACCTGAAAACCCGGCTTTGGAACCAATAATAGTTAAAGATTGCAAAATACTTGGTAAGGCAATTGGTTTGTTTAGAAAGATAAAATAA
- the rny gene encoding ribonuclease Y, translating to MSFFVYIISGGVSIIAFIAGYYVRKNIAEGKIQSAEELAKKIVSEAEKEAESKKKEAIIEAKEEVHKLRTEFEKEIRERRSELQRMERRVLQREETLDKKVELLEAREENLNKKQQEIQNMQEEINQLYNKQIEELERLAGLTTEEAKQLLLSDIEKEVKHEAAMMIKDIETRAREEGEKRAKEIIACAIQRCAAEHVAETTVSVVNLPNDEMKGRIIGREGRNIRTLETLTGIDLIIDDTPEAVILSGFDPIRREIARLALEKLITDGRIHPARIEEMVEKAKKEVENEIREQGEQATFETGVHGIHSELIKLLGRLKYRTSYGQNVLNHSIEVAYLAGLMAAELGIDVTIAKRAGLLHDIGKALDHEIEGPHALIGGDILKKYNESPAVVHAVSAHHNDIEPQTIEAILIAAADAISAARPGARRETLEAYIKRLEKLEEIADSFEGVEKSFAIQAGREIRIMVKPEQISDVEAIQMARDIVKRIESELEYPGQIKVNVIREVRAIEYAK from the coding sequence ATTTCGTTTTTTGTATATATAATATCTGGTGGAGTTTCTATAATAGCCTTTATTGCAGGTTATTATGTTAGAAAAAATATAGCTGAAGGTAAAATTCAAAGTGCTGAAGAGCTTGCAAAAAAAATAGTTTCTGAAGCTGAAAAAGAAGCTGAATCTAAAAAGAAAGAAGCTATTATTGAAGCAAAAGAAGAAGTTCACAAATTAAGGACTGAATTTGAAAAGGAAATTCGTGAACGAAGAAGTGAACTTCAAAGGATGGAGCGTAGAGTTCTTCAAAGGGAAGAAACTCTTGACAAAAAGGTAGAATTACTAGAGGCAAGAGAAGAAAATCTCAATAAAAAACAACAAGAAATTCAAAACATGCAAGAAGAAATTAACCAACTTTATAATAAGCAAATTGAAGAATTAGAAAGACTTGCAGGTTTAACTACCGAAGAAGCAAAACAGCTTCTATTAAGTGATATTGAAAAAGAAGTTAAACATGAAGCAGCAATGATGATAAAAGATATTGAAACAAGAGCCCGTGAAGAGGGTGAAAAAAGAGCAAAAGAAATTATTGCATGTGCAATACAACGTTGTGCTGCTGAACATGTTGCTGAAACAACTGTTTCAGTTGTAAATCTTCCTAACGATGAAATGAAGGGTAGAATAATAGGTAGGGAAGGTAGAAACATAAGAACACTTGAAACATTAACAGGAATAGATTTAATAATTGATGATACTCCAGAAGCTGTTATTTTATCAGGATTTGATCCAATAAGAAGAGAAATTGCAAGATTAGCACTTGAAAAGCTAATAACCGATGGTAGAATTCATCCAGCGAGAATTGAAGAAATGGTTGAAAAAGCCAAAAAAGAAGTTGAAAATGAAATTAGAGAACAAGGTGAGCAAGCTACTTTTGAAACAGGAGTTCATGGTATTCATTCAGAGCTAATAAAATTATTAGGTAGGTTAAAGTATAGAACAAGCTATGGACAAAATGTTTTAAATCACTCAATAGAAGTAGCATATCTTGCCGGATTAATGGCTGCAGAACTTGGTATTGATGTAACTATTGCAAAGAGGGCAGGATTGCTACATGACATAGGAAAAGCTCTTGATCATGAAATAGAAGGTCCTCATGCACTTATAGGAGGAGATATATTAAAGAAATACAATGAGTCTCCTGCTGTTGTTCATGCAGTTTCGGCTCACCATAACGATATTGAACCTCAAACTATAGAGGCAATCTTAATTGCAGCAGCTGACGCAATATCAGCTGCAAGACCTGGCGCAAGAAGGGAAACTCTTGAAGCATATATAAAGAGATTAGAAAAACTTGAAGAAATTGCAGATTCTTTTGAAGGTGTTGAAAAGTCTTTTGCTATACAGGCAGGACGTGAGATTAGAATTATGGTTAAGCCAGAACAAATAAGTGATGTAGAAGCAATACAAATGGCAAGGGATATAGTAAAGAGAATAGAAAGTGAACTAGAATATCCTGGACAAATAAAAGTAAATGTTATAAGAGAAGTTAGAGCAATTGAATACGCAAAGTAA
- a CDS encoding IS1634 family transposase, whose translation MRLQIVKSKNAASLYVVKSVYEKGKRTSKVVEKLGTYDELLKKLNGQDPIEWGKRYVEELNRKEKEEKREILVKYSPVKQINKDEQHTFNGSYLFLQKIYNELGLQNICKNISDKHKFNFNLNSILSRLIYARIIYPSSKLATYELSKKFIEQPDFELQHIYRALEVISQETDFIQSELYKNSLKVCNRNKGVLYYDCTNYFFEIEQEEGLKQYGVSKEHRPNPIVQMGLFMDGDGIPLAFCINKGNTNEQVTLKPLEQKIISEFGLSKFIICTDAGLASTANRKFNNIQNRAFITTQSIKKLKSHLKEWALDPKGWHLSDSDKVYNLNEIDEETDINKIFYKERWIKEDGLEQKLIVTFSLKYRNYQRTIRGNQIERAQEVIDTNPTKLKKCNANDYKRFISKTHCTPDGEVAEKELYSINADLIAQEAMYDGFYAVCTNISDDAAAIIKINRRRWEIEESFRIMKSEFKARPVYLRRDDRIKAHFTTCFISLMIYRLLEKKLSEKYTCSDIISELREMNFYEIKNEGYIPIYTRTDFTDDLHDKFGFRTDYQIINMKQMKKIFKDTKK comes from the coding sequence ATGAGATTACAAATTGTTAAATCAAAAAATGCAGCATCCTTATATGTAGTTAAATCTGTTTATGAAAAAGGCAAGCGTACATCAAAAGTAGTTGAGAAGCTTGGCACTTATGATGAACTTTTAAAAAAACTAAACGGACAAGACCCTATAGAATGGGGGAAGAGGTACGTTGAAGAGTTAAATAGAAAAGAAAAAGAAGAGAAAAGAGAAATATTAGTAAAATACTCGCCTGTTAAACAAATTAACAAGGACGAACAGCATACTTTTAATGGTAGTTACTTGTTTTTACAAAAAATATATAACGAGCTTGGGCTGCAAAATATCTGTAAAAATATTTCGGATAAACATAAATTTAATTTTAATCTAAATTCAATACTATCAAGATTAATTTATGCAAGAATTATTTATCCATCATCTAAGCTTGCTACATACGAACTATCAAAAAAATTTATTGAGCAGCCTGATTTTGAGCTTCAGCATATTTATAGAGCTTTAGAAGTGATTTCACAAGAAACAGATTTTATTCAGTCAGAATTATACAAGAACAGTCTTAAAGTTTGCAATCGTAATAAAGGAGTTCTCTATTATGACTGCACCAACTATTTCTTTGAAATTGAACAGGAAGAAGGATTAAAACAGTATGGAGTATCGAAGGAACATAGACCCAATCCAATTGTTCAAATGGGACTTTTCATGGATGGAGACGGCATCCCCCTTGCATTTTGTATAAACAAAGGTAATACTAATGAACAAGTAACTTTAAAACCTTTAGAGCAAAAAATTATATCCGAATTTGGGCTTTCAAAATTTATCATTTGTACAGATGCAGGGCTTGCATCTACAGCAAACAGAAAATTTAATAATATACAAAATCGAGCTTTTATTACTACACAATCTATTAAAAAATTAAAATCACATTTAAAAGAATGGGCGTTAGACCCCAAAGGATGGCATCTTAGCGATTCAGACAAAGTATATAATTTAAACGAAATTGACGAAGAAACAGATATTAATAAAATTTTTTATAAGGAACGCTGGATAAAAGAAGACGGGCTTGAACAAAAACTTATTGTAACATTTTCCTTGAAATATAGAAACTATCAAAGAACTATAAGAGGTAACCAAATAGAGAGAGCTCAAGAGGTTATTGATACCAATCCTACAAAATTGAAGAAATGTAATGCTAATGATTACAAACGCTTTATTTCAAAGACTCACTGCACACCTGACGGTGAAGTAGCTGAAAAAGAATTATACAGCATTAATGCTGATTTAATAGCACAAGAGGCAATGTATGATGGTTTTTACGCAGTATGTACAAATATAAGTGATGATGCTGCCGCAATTATAAAAATTAATAGAAGGCGTTGGGAAATAGAAGAGTCCTTCCGTATTATGAAATCAGAGTTTAAGGCAAGACCAGTATATTTAAGAAGAGATGATAGAATAAAAGCGCATTTTACAACTTGTTTCATTTCCCTGATGATATATAGGCTATTAGAAAAAAAGCTTTCAGAAAAATATACGTGTAGCGATATTATATCAGAACTTAGAGAAATGAATTTTTATGAGATTAAGAATGAGGGCTATATTCCAATATATACAAGGACCGATTTTACAGATGATTTACATGACAAATTTGGCTTTAGAACGGATTATCAAATAATTAATATGAAACAAATGAAAAAAATTTTTAAAGACACGAAAAAATAA
- a CDS encoding tyrosine recombinase XerC — protein sequence MEEHISIFDENLPSILNDFLGYLCTIKGKSQNTIDGYKTDLRLFLKYIKKVKKNLKDDIEDIYIGDIDEEFIKSIRLSDLYSFINYVTLKRDNSAYARARKTAAIKSFFNYLETKVKIIKENPARELESPKIEKRHPVYLTLEQSKQLLSIVDGRNKERDYAILVLFLNCGLRLSELIGIDISKIKGDTLTVIGKGNKERTVYLNSACIKAIENYLAVRPKDGVIDKDALFLSERKKRISKITVEVLVKKFIKKAGLYDNKYTPHKLRHTAATLMYKYGHVDIRALQQILGHESVSTTQIYTHIDDEKLREAIKSNPLSEEKE from the coding sequence TTGGAGGAACATATCAGCATATTTGATGAAAATCTTCCTTCAATATTAAATGATTTTTTGGGATATCTTTGCACTATAAAAGGAAAATCTCAAAATACAATAGATGGTTATAAAACTGATTTAAGATTATTTTTAAAGTATATAAAAAAAGTAAAGAAAAATTTAAAAGACGATATTGAAGATATCTATATTGGCGATATAGATGAGGAATTCATAAAATCAATTAGACTTTCTGATCTATACTCTTTTATTAATTATGTTACCTTGAAAAGAGATAATAGCGCCTATGCAAGAGCAAGAAAAACAGCAGCTATTAAATCATTTTTTAATTACCTTGAAACAAAAGTTAAGATAATAAAAGAAAACCCCGCAAGGGAGCTTGAATCTCCTAAAATAGAAAAAAGGCACCCTGTATATCTTACTTTAGAACAAAGCAAGCAGCTTTTAAGTATTGTTGACGGAAGAAACAAAGAAAGAGATTATGCTATTTTGGTGCTATTTTTAAACTGTGGGCTAAGGCTATCAGAACTTATAGGAATTGATATTAGTAAAATCAAAGGAGATACATTAACGGTAATTGGTAAGGGAAACAAGGAAAGAACCGTGTATTTAAATTCAGCCTGCATTAAGGCTATAGAAAACTATCTTGCTGTAAGACCAAAAGATGGGGTTATTGATAAGGATGCTCTGTTTCTTAGTGAGAGAAAGAAAAGAATTAGCAAAATTACTGTTGAAGTTCTTGTAAAAAAATTTATAAAAAAAGCAGGTTTATATGATAATAAGTATACTCCACATAAGTTAAGACACACTGCTGCTACTTTAATGTATAAATATGGACATGTTGATATTAGAGCGCTACAGCAAATATTGGGCCATGAAAGTGTATCTACAACACAGATATATACCCATATTGATGACGAAAAGTTAAGAGAAGCTATAAAATCTAATCCTCTATCAGAAGAAAAAGAGTAG
- the yneA gene encoding cell division suppressor protein YneA, with translation MKSMKRCILFIMLIIILLLSFAFNDKTKAERTYTKITVYSGDTLWSIAKKYGSNQKDIRKTIYDIKKINKLNSSIIVPGEQLLIPVD, from the coding sequence ATGAAATCTATGAAAAGGTGTATATTATTTATAATGCTTATAATAATATTATTACTATCTTTTGCGTTTAATGATAAAACAAAAGCAGAGCGTACATATACAAAAATAACAGTATATAGTGGTGATACTCTTTGGAGCATTGCAAAAAAATATGGCTCTAATCAAAAAGATATAAGAAAAACTATATATGATATTAAAAAGATTAATAAACTAAATTCTTCAATAATAGTACCTGGAGAACAGCTATTAATACCTGTTGATTAG
- the purB gene encoding adenylosuccinate lyase, protein MHDLYESPLIKRYASKEMCKIFSDESKFSTWRKFWVALAETEKDLGLNITQDQIDEMKEHIYDINYEEAEKKEKETRHDVMSHVHAYGMQCPKAKGMIHLGATSCYVGDNTDVVIIKEGLLLLRKKLIQCIKNLRDFAFEYRNLPCLAFTHLQPAQLTTVGKRACLWIQDLVCDLEYLDFVIDNLKLLGVKGTTGTQASFLKLFENDHEKVKKLDEIICEKMGFKDKYFKVTGQTYPRKQDMLVLNVLSSIAESAYKFSNDIRILQSLKEIEEPFEKNQIGSSAMAYKRNPMRSERISSIARYVIINSLNPAITASTQWFERTLDDSANRRIVIPESFLAVDGILNLYINVTSGLVVYPKVIEKHVKEELPFMATENILMEAVKKGGDRQELHEKIRIHSMEAAKKVKEMGESNDLIERICADQSFKLEKEEVLNALRPENYIGRSKEQVEEYIKFEVDPILLESNENISVEINV, encoded by the coding sequence ATGCACGATTTATATGAAAGCCCTTTAATAAAAAGATATGCCAGCAAAGAAATGTGTAAAATATTTTCTGATGAAAGTAAGTTTTCAACCTGGAGAAAATTTTGGGTTGCTCTTGCTGAAACAGAAAAGGATTTAGGTCTTAATATAACTCAAGACCAGATAGATGAAATGAAAGAGCATATTTATGACATAAATTATGAAGAAGCTGAAAAAAAAGAAAAGGAAACAAGACATGATGTTATGTCTCATGTACATGCTTATGGGATGCAATGCCCAAAGGCAAAAGGCATGATACACCTTGGAGCAACAAGCTGTTATGTTGGTGATAACACAGATGTTGTAATAATTAAAGAAGGTTTACTTTTATTACGTAAAAAACTTATTCAATGTATAAAAAATTTAAGAGACTTTGCCTTTGAATATAGAAATCTACCTTGCCTTGCATTTACTCATCTTCAACCAGCCCAACTCACAACAGTTGGAAAAAGAGCATGCCTTTGGATTCAAGATTTGGTATGCGATCTTGAGTACCTTGATTTTGTAATTGACAATTTAAAGCTTTTAGGAGTTAAAGGTACAACAGGAACACAAGCAAGTTTTTTAAAATTATTTGAAAATGATCATGAAAAAGTTAAAAAACTTGATGAAATAATATGTGAAAAGATGGGATTTAAAGATAAATATTTTAAAGTTACTGGTCAAACTTATCCTAGAAAACAGGATATGCTTGTATTAAACGTTTTATCTTCTATTGCAGAAAGTGCCTATAAATTTAGTAATGATATTAGAATACTTCAAAGCTTAAAAGAAATAGAAGAACCATTTGAGAAGAATCAGATTGGCTCCTCGGCTATGGCATACAAGAGAAATCCTATGAGAAGTGAAAGAATATCATCTATTGCAAGATATGTTATTATTAATTCATTAAACCCTGCTATTACTGCTTCAACCCAATGGTTTGAAAGAACCCTTGACGATTCCGCAAATAGAAGAATTGTGATACCAGAATCTTTCCTTGCAGTAGATGGAATACTTAATCTTTATATAAATGTGACTTCCGGATTAGTTGTATATCCAAAGGTTATAGAAAAACACGTAAAAGAAGAACTACCTTTTATGGCTACAGAAAACATTTTAATGGAAGCCGTAAAAAAAGGTGGGGACAGACAAGAGCTTCATGAGAAAATTAGAATACACTCTATGGAAGCAGCTAAAAAAGTTAAAGAAATGGGAGAAAGCAATGATTTGATAGAAAGGATTTGTGCAGATCAAAGTTTTAAGCTTGAAAAAGAAGAAGTACTAAACGCACTAAGACCCGAAAATTATATAGGCAGATCTAAAGAACAAGTTGAAGAATATATAAAGTTTGAAGTAGACCCTATATTATTAGAAAGTAATGAAAATATTTCTGTTGAAATAAATGTATAA
- a CDS encoding pyridoxal phosphate-dependent aminotransferase: MELSRKAQQISSSVTLAITAKANKMKEEGINVVSFGAGEPDFNTPLNIQNAAIEAIKKGKTKYTPSSGINELKKAICQKLKSENNLDYNTSQIVISNGAKHSLFNAFFAICNPGDEVIVPVPYWVSYPELIKLVDAIPVYVETKEENSFKFTKEDLEKAITNKTKAIVLNSPNNPTGAVYTLEELKMIADIAVEKDLVIISDEIYEKLIYDGINHISIASLNDEIRKRTIVINGMSKAYSMTGWRIGYTASGENIANVMSNVQSHATSNPNSIAQYASVEALTGPQGEIEKMRKEFELRRNYMVEKINSIKGISCNKPQGAFYVMVNISNIKNKKIKEYEIKNSVDFCNALLEKEKVAAIPGIAFGADDYIRLSYATSMDNIIEGLNRLENFLK; encoded by the coding sequence ATGGAACTTTCAAGAAAAGCACAGCAAATATCTTCATCAGTAACTCTTGCAATAACAGCTAAAGCAAATAAAATGAAAGAGGAAGGAATAAATGTTGTAAGCTTTGGTGCTGGTGAACCTGACTTTAATACACCATTAAATATACAAAACGCTGCAATAGAAGCAATAAAGAAAGGCAAAACAAAGTATACACCTTCCTCTGGTATTAATGAGCTAAAGAAAGCTATATGCCAAAAGCTCAAATCTGAAAATAATCTTGATTATAATACATCTCAAATTGTAATCTCAAATGGTGCAAAGCATTCACTTTTTAATGCTTTTTTTGCAATTTGTAACCCTGGAGATGAAGTGATTGTTCCTGTACCATATTGGGTAAGCTATCCAGAGCTTATAAAACTTGTTGATGCTATTCCAGTTTACGTTGAAACTAAGGAGGAAAATTCATTTAAATTTACTAAAGAAGATTTAGAAAAAGCTATAACGAATAAAACAAAGGCTATAGTATTAAATAGCCCAAATAATCCTACTGGTGCAGTTTATACGTTGGAAGAATTAAAAATGATTGCAGATATTGCTGTTGAAAAAGATTTAGTCATTATATCTGATGAGATTTACGAAAAGTTGATATATGATGGAATAAATCACATAAGCATTGCTTCATTAAATGATGAAATAAGGAAAAGAACTATAGTAATAAATGGGATGTCTAAAGCATACTCAATGACAGGTTGGAGAATAGGATATACCGCATCAGGAGAAAACATAGCAAATGTTATGTCTAATGTACAAAGTCATGCAACATCAAATCCAAATTCTATTGCCCAATATGCAAGTGTTGAAGCATTAACAGGGCCTCAGGGCGAAATAGAAAAAATGAGGAAAGAATTTGAATTAAGGCGTAATTATATGGTAGAAAAGATTAATTCAATAAAAGGGATATCATGTAATAAGCCACAAGGTGCTTTTTATGTTATGGTAAATATATCTAACATTAAAAATAAAAAAATAAAAGAATATGAAATAAAAAATTCTGTTGATTTTTGCAATGCCCTTTTAGAAAAAGAAAAGGTTGCAGCTATCCCAGGAATAGCCTTTGGTGCCGATGATTATATAAGACTATCTTATGCAACATCAATGGACAACATAATTGAAGGTTTAAATAGATTAGAAAATTTTCTTAAGTAA
- a CDS encoding PHP domain-containing protein, giving the protein MIEYDLHIHSTASDGLLDPNKIFEVAKKKGLKGFSITDHDTVYALDTCNSLSKKYKIDFIPGIELSTYFNELEVHILGYYIDYKNEELLEFLSYIQQSRIQRINKMVERIKDLGYDISIEEIRLQADSKTKSLGRPHIGRLLVKKGYFKDTIEAFENLLERGKPGYVERYKLSTEDAIALIKKVGGLPVIAHPFVIDEKLNLNDIKQLIIKFKECGAIGIEVFHSLQNNKQSEFLYKIALENDMVITGGSDCHGILNNGEYLLGNYGINSTLLKRLESVKR; this is encoded by the coding sequence ATGATAGAATATGATCTTCATATACATTCAACTGCATCAGATGGTCTTCTTGATCCTAATAAAATATTTGAAGTTGCTAAGAAAAAAGGTCTTAAAGGCTTTTCAATAACAGATCATGATACGGTTTATGCTTTAGACACCTGTAATAGTTTATCTAAAAAATATAAAATAGATTTTATACCAGGGATAGAGCTAAGTACGTATTTTAATGAACTTGAGGTTCACATATTAGGTTATTATATTGATTATAAAAATGAAGAACTTTTAGAATTTTTAAGTTACATACAACAATCAAGAATACAAAGAATAAATAAAATGGTAGAGCGTATAAAAGATCTTGGTTATGATATCAGTATTGAGGAGATAAGATTGCAAGCTGATAGTAAAACAAAATCTTTAGGAAGACCACATATAGGGCGTTTACTTGTTAAAAAAGGTTATTTCAAAGACACCATAGAAGCCTTTGAAAATCTTTTAGAAAGAGGAAAACCTGGTTATGTAGAAAGATATAAATTATCAACTGAAGATGCAATTGCTTTAATAAAAAAAGTAGGAGGACTGCCTGTTATTGCTCATCCCTTTGTAATAGATGAAAAGTTAAATTTAAATGACATAAAACAACTTATAATTAAATTTAAAGAATGTGGTGCAATTGGAATCGAAGTATTTCACTCACTGCAAAACAATAAACAATCAGAGTTTCTTTATAAAATTGCATTAGAAAATGATATGGTAATAACTGGTGGTAGTGATTGTCATGGTATTTTAAATAATGGTGAATATTTACTTGGTAACTATGGTATTAATAGTACGTTATTAAAACGCTTAGAAAGTGTAAAGAGGTGA
- the proC gene encoding pyrroline-5-carboxylate reductase: MIGFIGCGNMANAMINGMIKNNINPNEICVFDPNKEKLDAMGLKGIVICENNIDVFKNSKYVFLAIKPNVYNDVLNEVKNYIKDDNVLISMAAGYKIDSIKQIIGERKVARIMPNTPALVQEGLTALCFDNLINENEKMEIKKLLSSFSYVIETKENYINAYSAVSGSGPAYVFMFIEAMADAAVLLGIPRDDAYKVAQQTLLGSAKLSMTSGKHPGELKDMVCSPGGTTIEGVRTLEEKCFRSAIIECIINTYKKNLDINNIR, encoded by the coding sequence ATGATAGGTTTTATAGGTTGCGGGAATATGGCTAATGCAATGATTAATGGTATGATTAAAAATAATATAAATCCTAACGAAATATGTGTATTTGACCCAAACAAAGAAAAACTTGATGCTATGGGACTAAAAGGTATAGTGATATGCGAAAATAATATAGATGTTTTTAAAAATAGCAAATATGTATTTTTAGCAATCAAACCAAATGTATATAATGATGTATTGAATGAAGTAAAAAACTACATAAAAGATGATAATGTATTAATATCTATGGCTGCTGGATATAAAATAGATAGCATAAAACAAATAATAGGAGAAAGAAAAGTTGCAAGGATAATGCCCAATACCCCTGCATTAGTGCAAGAAGGTCTTACAGCACTTTGCTTTGATAATCTTATTAATGAAAATGAAAAAATGGAAATTAAAAAATTACTAAGTTCTTTTAGTTATGTTATTGAAACAAAAGAAAATTATATAAACGCATATTCAGCAGTATCAGGCAGTGGCCCAGCTTATGTTTTTATGTTTATTGAGGCTATGGCTGATGCAGCTGTACTTTTAGGTATTCCAAGGGATGATGCTTATAAAGTTGCTCAGCAAACTTTACTTGGAAGTGCAAAACTTTCTATGACATCAGGAAAACACCCTGGAGAACTAAAAGACATGGTATGTTCACCTGGAGGAACAACAATTGAGGGAGTTAGAACACTTGAAGAAAAATGCTTTAGAAGTGCAATAATTGAATGTATTATTAACACTTACAAAAAGAACCTCGATATAAACAATATTAGATAG